The DNA sequence GGCCGGATCCATCTTATCCGCCGTTTGCAGCAGTTCCCGATAAGTCGAATCCCCGCGATGGGCCCTGAGAAAGGCCAGCCAGTACATTCTCTCAGGCGAGGGCGGCGCCAGGTTGAGCACCTGCTCTGCCTCCTGAGCGCAGCCCTGGCGATGGTACCAGGCGGCCAGTTCTAGAAAGGTCTCTCCAGGCAATTCGTTGCGAATAGACCCGAGAAAAGCCCGAGCCTCCGCCTCTGCGCCGCTGTGGAGATATTTTTCAAACAAAACAAATGGGTTCAAGGGATCCAGCTCAACCAATCGCCCTAAGACCTGCTCCGTGGTCGCTGGTTGTTGTTGTCTTCGCCCGGCGACAGCCCGGCATTGCAGTGCTTCCAGATTAAACTGATTGACCGCCAGCGCAGCGGCGGCGTGCTGCTCAGCCACTGCATCGAGGCCTTCACGCAAAGCAAGCTTGGCCAGTTCGGTGAAAGCGGCGGAGCGGTATTCCATGGATTGACTGGCCACATCAAAGCCATCCCGGCTGTCGATCAAATTTCCCATGCGGGCCTGTATCAGCCCGTAATAATAGTTCGCCGCGGGATCATAGGTGTCGATGCGCAGAGCACGGACCACACAGGCCAGCGCCTCTGTATCGTGCAACCGTCGATACAGGAGAACCGCTTTTTCAATCAGAGCCGGAGCATAATTGGGGTCGAGCGCCAGGCAGGCTTGCAGCTTTTCTTCGGCGGCGGCATAGTCGCGGCGGCGGATCTGCTCTTTGCCTTGCAGATACAAACCATACAACGAATTCCAGTCAAAATCCTCCGGCATGGTGACAGGCCGGGCCAGGACATTCGCTTGGTCATCGCCGTTGTAAACCACCAGTTTGTTGCGGCCCAGCACCACTCTGATCTGATCGAGTTCGGAAAAAGTGGCGACCTTGACGGAATGGGTGTGCAGAGGACGCAGGTCAACGCTCTGGCGCAGCAGTAATTCGCCGTTGGCGTAGATCGAAAGCGTGTCCTGAATAAACTGAACCGGGCAGAACAGGAGCGTTAGATCGCGGCCCGTCCTGACGGCGTTGAGCGTGCCGTAGGGGTTGGCGTGCAGCATGCCATTCGTTGCCAACGCGGGGAACCAGTATTCTTTCCAGGTGTCGGCGCCATAGGGCGCAAATCCGCGATGTTTGAACGGAGTCAGGGTGCTGTTTTTTTCAGATTGATTAAAGAGCCTGCCGCTCTGTATTTCGACATACTGTCCGTCCTGATCGGTAAGCAGCTTTTCCCAGATCATGCCCTGTTGCGAAAGTCCCCAGATCCATATTTTCTTGCCCAATTTTTCGTGGCGCGGAGCATAGCGGGCCATGCCGAAATCATGATCGTGCCAGTAAGCGCCGAAGAAATCGGTATAACGACCGAATACATGATAGGATTTATAACCGCCGAAATTATTGTTCTCATAATAGGAAAGATCTCGGCCGTCGGCCTCGTAGCGGTTCCAGGGATGAACCTCGCCGTTGTGCTCCAGGTAGCAGGTGCCGGGATAAATGAACTGCAGATTCCCTGCAGCCGGAACTCCAGCGTTCATCCAGGTATAGTACGGCTGCTCAAGGGAGGTGGCGTTATGCCAAAAGGACGAGGTGGTGAAATAAGCTTTGTCGCGCGGCAGTTGAATCTCCAGCCGCCAGCGGGTGCGGGTGAGAAGATCGAGCACGCCGATAAAGCAGGAGGCGCTGCCATCCTCGTTTTGCACGCAGAGATAATCCACCGGCGAGGCGCAGTGCGGGCTGTGGCCGATAATGCCATAGTTGGCCTCGATACCCCCGCTGGTCCAGGGTCCTCGCATGGCGATGTCGCGGAATTTCACCACTCGGTTATTATAGATGAACGGCCGGCCGGTGCTCTTTTCAATGGCGGTCCAGATTTTCCCGCCGACCTCCGGTAGGATCAGCACGCGCAGATACTCGTTCTCCAGCTCAACGACCTTCCACTTTTTCTGCACCGGCTTGTCTGAAAAACCATCAAAACGAAAGTAGGGATAAATCCCTCCCGGCGACGGAATGGGATCCGGATCGCTGTAGGGGTAGGTGGTGAATGATTGTTCATATTCCCTGACGGCGGCCGGCCGGCTCTGCGCCGGCGAGGCTGTGACATAGCCTAGAACCAGCGACAGCGCCAGGATAAAAACCCGAAGGGCGGATGGACCTTTCAGCATAAAACGCTCTCTCCTCATCTGTGAGAGTGACATCAAGCGGAAATGGACGAGACTCGCCGCCACTGTTCACGATCTACTCTTCCACTACCCAGCCCTGCGGACAGATCACCTCCTGTTTCTGCACCCCCTGCTCATACCACCAACGCACGGACAGCAGACCGTCCGGCAACGGCAGCCGGGCCTCGCACCAGTCCAGGGGAATGGGCGCCAACCGGAGTACGATCTTTTTGTTGGGAATATCCAGTGTGCGAACGCCGAGCACATCGCGCACCAGGATATGCGCAAGATGGGAGGCGAAGCCGTGGTTGGTGCTGGCATTGGTCCCTCGATTCTCCCACAGGGTCCCGGTCCGTTCCGCCATGTAGAGAAAAAAATCTTTGCACTCGGACAGTATCTGCTGCACCAACCCGGCGCGCGACAGCAGTTCCAACCGAAGATAATCCCCGATAAACGTATTGGCTGGATGCACTTGCGGATAGGCGTTGGTCTCTTTGCGTTTGGGCCCGAACTCTTTCACCAGTTTTTGCCACAGGCCCTCGTGGCTCTCCGGCGTGGCCACGCCGAAATAAAAAGCGTAATACTGACAGGCCTCGCTGCGATTGCGCGTCGCCGTGAGCCCGTCCTGTCCCCGCACGGCGTTGTCGACGAAAAATTCGCCGTCAAACGACTGCCTGCGGATGGTCTCGCGCACCACGCCGGCCTGCTGCGAATAATCGGAACGGCAGTACAGCCGGCCGGCGACGTCCAGAGCAGCGGCATAGAGCATGTTGGAGGGATAGTTGACATCCTGGACAAAACTGTTGGCCTTGGACCATTCCACAAAGACCCAGGCAGGCAGTTTTTCCAGCAGACCGTCGCTGTTCTTCAGCTTGGCTAGATAGCTGAATAGACTGTCTACACGCGGCTGCAGAGCCTGCACCAGCGTCCGGTCGCCGGAACGAGCCTGATATTCTTCCAACTGTACGACAAACCAGAGCGCCCAGTTGGGAATGAAATTGCCGTCAGGATGATCCGCCGGATAGCACATGGGCAACATGCCTTCCGGTAGACCGGGAAAATGTGCCGCCAGGAGAAAATTTTCCAGGAAATTTTTTTCCACAGCCGTATTGCCGCACATATCCAAAGCAACCCGGCTGGTGAAAAAACTGTCGCACAGCCAGCCGGATCGCTCACGGCCCGGGCAATCGGTGAACAAATCCACAGCATTCTGGCGGAAGGTTTCGCGCGCCGCTTCAAACAAACGGTTTAATTGGCGATCGCTGCAGCTGAACTGCGCCAACTGCGCCTCGGGATTGACAAACTCACGCAGGTAGAGGTCAGAGAGCGCACACGATCCCTTCAGCACCACCGCTTTGATATAGCGCATGGTATAAGGTTCTGCGTTCTCCAACTGATAGTCTCCGGGCGCCAATTCATAGGGAATAATGTTGACGCAGCCCATCCGCTTAAAGTCCACATCGTTCTCCACCAGAATCTCATCAAAAAGAAACCACAGTTGCGATGGTACGTCACAGTGAACCCGCGCGCCGACAAAGCCGGTCAAATTAACGCCCAGATCAAAAATGCGGAATTGGCTCTCATCCAGCGCAGCGCTCTGTCCAGGCTCAAAGGCGCAGGGCGCGGTTTCCATCAGCACGCTGCGATAGCGCTGCATCTCCAACGACGGAACAATGGACAACTCAGATTGTGGAAATCCTCCGAGCTGGGGGCCAATGTCGGTGAGCGCCCGGTCCATCCAAAGCTTATCCACCGACGGCTTTAGTTCCAGCCGTCCCGCAGCTGTAGAGACCCGGGCAGGACGCTTGCTGAAGGTTGGATACGGAACCCTTCGCGGCAAATAGCGTTTGGCCTTCAGGGTGCTGCATTTCACCTCTTGAAAGGGCGCTTCCGCTTGAACACGGCATCGGCTGAAATCCGGATCCAACCGGTACATCTCGAGAAAGGGCCGTTGAAAGCTGTACCTCTGCATTTTTTGCACCCGTTCATCCATCAACCGGGCGCGAAAAGGCGAACCGGCACCGCCGGTGGAGGCCAGGACTTTGCCGTCCGCCAGTATCTCGGCCTGGAGAAAACCCGGTTGATCCACCAGGTAATAGCTGTTGACATTGTACGCGGTCACTTCGATATAAAGCACGTTGCGGCCGTCGCGCAGGCATTTACGCAAAGGCCATTGATCAATACGATGAAATCCAAGGGGCCCGCGGGCTGGTCCATAGCCGATAAACTCTTCGTTGAGGAATAGGCGGTAAACAGAGGATCCGGTCAGCCGCAGCTGCAGATCGGCCGAGCGCGGCGCAGTAAAGGTCGCCTGAAAACCAACAGCGCAATTTAATGTCTTTTCCATGCCCTTGGGCCAGATCGGCTTGGCGGAGACAAAGACAGGCGTTGTTGGATCAACTGCGCTTACATAGGTGATGAAAAGCAACAGAAAAAGAAGGGAAAACTGGACTGTGGGGTGGATAAAACGAAACAGAGCGAACATCATCTACCTCGAATTATTTTTTCATGTGCCGATGGACAGGCGCAAAGGCCGTCCTTGATCTGTCAGCAGTGGCGGCGGAATTAGGGGTGCAGAATGACTTTCAGCAGATTTTGTTCCTTGCGAACGAGTCTGTCAAACCAAAGAGCGCCCTCGGACAGCGGCGCTTTGATGCTTAGCAGGGAATCGACATCCAGAATGCGTCTGGCGATCATGTCGAGCACGGCCGGAAACTCACCACACACGCCGCAGCTGCCCTGCAACCGCAGCTGCCGTTCGACCATTTGTTGCAGTGGCGCCAGGACCGCAGTGTCTGAAAAACCGACGACATTCACAACTCCGTTGACATCCAGACAATCGACTGCTGTTTGCAGTGTGTCGGCTCGGCCCAAGGTATCGAACACCGTGGGGACCCCATGGCCCGCGGTGAGTTCCCGGATGCGCTCGCTGACTCTGGCATCATCTGAGAAGGCCTCATCAGCGCCGAAATCCAAGGCAAAATTCCGCCGCTCCTCCTCCCGCTCCACAGCGATGATCGGTCCAGCGCCGGCAAGAGAAAGAAGTTGAACCAGCAGTAACCCGGTGACGCTGCAACCGATCACCACTGTTGCATGGTTCAGATTCGGCGGCGTCAGACGAACGGCATGGGCGGCCCGAGCGGCGGGCTCGGCCAGGGCAGCCTGATCAAAGCTTACGGAATCGGGTATCCGATGAAGGATATGGCTGGGCAGAGCGATCAGTTCCGCCATGGCGCCGTCCAGTCGATAGGCCTGGCAGGAGACGCCCACCTGTTTTTTCACATCGGCAAGATGATATAATCCCGAACGCACCTGCCGATCATCGAGGGAATACACCAAGGATTCAAAGGCGACGCGATCACCAGGTCGCCA is a window from the bacterium genome containing:
- a CDS encoding DUF5107 domain-containing protein gives rise to the protein MLKGPSALRVFILALSLVLGYVTASPAQSRPAAVREYEQSFTTYPYSDPDPIPSPGGIYPYFRFDGFSDKPVQKKWKVVELENEYLRVLILPEVGGKIWTAIEKSTGRPFIYNNRVVKFRDIAMRGPWTSGGIEANYGIIGHSPHCASPVDYLCVQNEDGSASCFIGVLDLLTRTRWRLEIQLPRDKAYFTTSSFWHNATSLEQPYYTWMNAGVPAAGNLQFIYPGTCYLEHNGEVHPWNRYEADGRDLSYYENNNFGGYKSYHVFGRYTDFFGAYWHDHDFGMARYAPRHEKLGKKIWIWGLSQQGMIWEKLLTDQDGQYVEIQSGRLFNQSEKNSTLTPFKHRGFAPYGADTWKEYWFPALATNGMLHANPYGTLNAVRTGRDLTLLFCPVQFIQDTLSIYANGELLLRQSVDLRPLHTHSVKVATFSELDQIRVVLGRNKLVVYNGDDQANVLARPVTMPEDFDWNSLYGLYLQGKEQIRRRDYAAAEEKLQACLALDPNYAPALIEKAVLLYRRLHDTEALACVVRALRIDTYDPAANYYYGLIQARMGNLIDSRDGFDVASQSMEYRSAAFTELAKLALREGLDAVAEQHAAAALAVNQFNLEALQCRAVAGRRQQQPATTEQVLGRLVELDPLNPFVLFEKYLHSGAEAEARAFLGSIRNELPGETFLELAAWYHRQGCAQEAEQVLNLAPPSPERMYWLAFLRAHRGDSTYRELLQTADKMDPALVFPFREETAGVLSWVIKEDSHWLPKYYLALIHWDRNNLTEARELFRCCGLKPRSDLYYACRAELFKGEKEGDFAADMKRAMELNPAQWRYGLSLTRFYRDRQQAEQALTTAAQAYAAFPKNYILGMALARGLCDSRQYERCLDLLKDLTVLPYEGATEGRLLYREAGLRWAIQQMAAGAYRRSLQQIDQAREWPEHLGAGKPYAEDVDERLEDWLAAQCF
- a CDS encoding zinc-binding dehydrogenase; protein product: MNALLLIAAGRLVYQETPEPRVRPDEVLIRVKACAIGDDDVAGLDGRSCLRMPPLIMGHEASGVVEQVGGQVCGWRPGDRVAFESLVYSLDDRQVRSGLYHLADVKKQVGVSCQAYRLDGAMAELIALPSHILHRIPDSVSFDQAALAEPAARAAHAVRLTPPNLNHATVVIGCSVTGLLLVQLLSLAGAGPIIAVEREEERRNFALDFGADEAFSDDARVSERIRELTAGHGVPTVFDTLGRADTLQTAVDCLDVNGVVNVVGFSDTAVLAPLQQMVERQLRLQGSCGVCGEFPAVLDMIARRILDVDSLLSIKAPLSEGALWFDRLVRKEQNLLKVILHP